In the Arachis hypogaea cultivar Tifrunner chromosome 20, arahy.Tifrunner.gnm2.J5K5, whole genome shotgun sequence genome, ctcctctctctctctctctctctctctctctctctccagaaCCTTCCTTCAATCCACCATGCTCTGCTCCGCTCCGACCGCGAAGTCCGGTTCAACATGGCTCGACCGCCTCCGGTCCAGCAAAGGCATCCCCACCGGCGATGGCCTTGACCTCGATTCTTTCCTCCTCACCGCAGCTCACCACTCCCCTCGTTCACTCCAGGCCCGGTCCGATACCATCCCGGCCCGACCCCGGCCCACCGAGGCCCATCACGAGCCACCAAGCATGACCGCCGTCCTCGCCGAGCTCTTCAACATGGGCGCCACCCTCACCCGAACCCTACCCTCCAAAAAATGCCCCAGGAAGCAAACCCACCCGAAATTCTTCCTCGCCAATTCTTCCCCAACAACCACCGCCGCCGCCACAACCACTACAGCCGCCGCCACCGCTGTCCGCGCCACCAATTCCCTCAGGGCTAACGTGGCAGCGGAAGAAGTAGCAGTAATAGAAGAAGAAGCGTTGGACCGCGGTGACGACGAAGATAACGAGTTGATGAAGGGTTTCACGAAGAGCGAGGTTACCATGATTGACACGAGCTTCCCTGGTTGGAAGGTGGACAAGTTGGTGTTCAGGAAAAACAATATTTGGAAAGTGAGGGAGAGAAAGCACAagtcaaaattttttactaagaagaagaagaaaacctcTGATGTTAATGGAATTGGGAGCTCCAAGTAAGATATCGTATGTATG is a window encoding:
- the LOC112783404 gene encoding uncharacterized protein; protein product: MLCSAPTAKSGSTWLDRLRSSKGIPTGDGLDLDSFLLTAAHHSPRSLQARSDTIPARPRPTEAHHEPPSMTAVLAELFNMGATLTRTLPSKKCPRKQTHPKFFLANSSPTTTAAATTTTAAATAVRATNSLRANVAAEEVAVIEEEALDRGDDEDNELMKGFTKSEVTMIDTSFPGWKVDKLVFRKNNIWKVRERKHKSKFFTKKKKKTSDVNGIGSSKDNAVNMKREKPMKDSQGYIAHHL